A stretch of Macadamia integrifolia cultivar HAES 741 chromosome 7, SCU_Mint_v3, whole genome shotgun sequence DNA encodes these proteins:
- the LOC122085169 gene encoding aspartic proteinase Asp1-like, translating into MEKVWSMLLILVLSVTFSDHSVVAHWWQNEKQATLSPTQNAASSLLFRIGGNVYPDGLYYVTFNIGNPPKPYYLDFDTGSDLTWLQCDAPCQQTQHCDKAPHPLYKPNINDIVLCKEQICASLDSKVCNNPNDQCDYSITYADQSSSLGVLIRGVFPLRFTDGSVHTPRLAFGCGYDQQSPSMGSVRPTDGILGLSNGGVSIISQLKIQGLTKNVIGHCLSGLGGGYLFFGDDFVPSSGVVWTPLSTTSLNKHYSPGSSAELSYKGKPSSVTGLQTAFDSGSSYTYFTSMAYETLISAVKKDLVGKPLKEAPEDNTLPLCWKGGKPFIFIGEAKPYFSSVVLSFGGGRNKAQFEIPPESYLIISKAGSVCLGILNGTEAGLDLLNLIGDTSMLNKLVIYDNEKKQIGWIPANCNRLPYSGTIH; encoded by the exons ATGGAGAAGGTGTGGTCAATGTTACTTATCTTGGTTCTGTCTGTGACATTTTCGGATCACTCTGTAGTAGCCCATTGGTGGCAGAACGAAAAGCAGGCAACATTGTCGCCTACCCAGAATGCTgcctcttcccttctcttccgtATTGGTGGAAATGTATATCCCGATGG GTTGTACTATGTGACCTTCAACATTGGGAACCCACCCAAGCCTTACTACCTCGACTTTGACACAGGCAGTGACCTAACATGGCTCCAATGCGATGCCCCCTGTCAACAGACTCAACACTGCGACAAG GCGCCTCACCCTCTTTACAAACCCAACATAAATGACATAGTATTATGCAAGGAACAAATTTGTGCCTCTCTTGATTCCAAAGTCTGCAACAACCCAAATGATCAATGCGACTACAGCATTACGTACGCTGATCAGAGTTCCTCACTTGGTGTCCTAATCAGAGGTGTCTTCCCTCTCAGATTCACTGATGGATCAGTTCATACACCCCGTTTGGCTTTTgg ATGTGGTTATGATCAGCAAAGTCCCAGTATGGGATCTGTGCGTCCCACAGATGGAATACTGGGCCTTAGCAATGGCGGAGTCAGCATCATATCTCAGCTCAAAATTCAGGGACTGACAAAGAACGTGATCGGCCACTGTTTGAGTGGACTGGGTGGAGGGTACCTTTTCTTTGGTGATGATTTTGTGCCTTCTTCTGGGGTTGTTTGGACACCATTGTCAACTACATCTTTGAA CAAACACTACTCCCCTGGTTCTTCTGCTGAGCTCAGTTATAAAGGGAAACCTTCTAGTGTTACTGGTCTCCAAACAGCTTTTGACAGTGGGAGCTCCTACACCTACTTCACTTCCATGGCTTACGAAACTTTGATTTCTGCG GTGAAGAAAGATTTAGTTGGAAAGCCACTGAAAGAAGCACCAGAAGACAATACATTACCTCTGTGCTGGAAAGGAGGAAAACCATTTATTTTTATAGGTGAGGCCAAGCCATACTTCAGCTCTGTAGTACTGAGCTTTGGTGGTGGCAGAAATAAAGCTCAGTTTGAAATTCCCCCTGAATCTTATCTGATTATCTCT AAAGCTGGTAGTGTTTGTTTGGGAATTCTGAATGGCACCGAAGCAGGACTAGATCTTCTCAACCTCAttggag ATACTTCCATGCTGAACAAATTAGTGATTTATGACAATGAGAAGAAGCAGATTGGATGGATCCCTGCAAATTGCAACAGGCTCCCCTATTCTGGAACCATCCACTAG